In Erigeron canadensis isolate Cc75 chromosome 7, C_canadensis_v1, whole genome shotgun sequence, one DNA window encodes the following:
- the LOC122607873 gene encoding mediator of RNA polymerase II transcription subunit 18 yields the protein MECVVQGIIETQHVEALEILLQGLCGVPRDHLKVHELCLKSGPNLGSEASEVRLLCDLQQSEPSWTVRHVGGSMRGAGADQISVLVRTMVESKVSKNVLRLFYLLGYKLDHELLRVGFAFTFTFQRGAQITVTVSSVSKMLKLHAIDDTVPVTPGMQVVEVTAPASAENYSEVAAAVSLFCEYLAPLLHLSKPGVSTGVVPTAAAAAASLMSYSGNTNM from the exons ATGGAGTGTGTTGTTCAAGGAATCATCGAAACACAG CATGTTGAAGCCCTTGAGATTCTTCTTCAAGGCCTCTGTGGAGTCCCAAGGGACCATTTAAAGGTTCATGAGTTATGCCTAAAAAGTGGCCCCAATCTAG GTTCTGAAGCATCAGAGGTTCGACTTTTATGTGATCTCCAGCAATCTGAGCCCTCTTG GACCGTTCGACATGTTGGGGGTTCAATGAGAGGTGCTGGTGCAGACCAAATTTCTGTCCTGGTGAGGACTATGGTAGAAAGCAAAGTGAGCAAAAATGTGCTTCGTTTGTTTTATTTGCTTGGCTACAAGTTAGACCATGAGCTACTGAGAGTGGGGTTTGCTTTCACTTTCACTTTCCAAAGGGGTGCTCAGATAACCGTTACAGTGTCCTCGGTTAGTAAGATGCTAAAGTTGCATGCCATTGATGACACTGTACCCGTAACACCAGGCATGCAAGTGGTTGAAGTGACTGCACCAGCGTCAGCTGAAAACTACAGTGAAGTTGCAGCAGCAGTATCTTtattttgtgaatatcttgCACC GTTGCTGCATTTGTCAAAACCTGGAGTTTCAACTGGAGTTGTTCCAACAGCTGCTGCAGCTGCTGCATCTCTCATGTCATACAGTGGAAATACAAATATGTAG
- the LOC122607601 gene encoding exocyst complex component SEC3A-like: MAQSSADDAELRKACETAMEGSKQKVVLSIRVAKSRGVWGKTGKIGKGQMAKPRVLAISTKEKAQQTKAFLHVLKYSNGGVLEPAKLYKLKHLSKVEVLTNDPSGCTFMLGFDNLRSQSVAPPQWTMRNIDDRNRLLLYILNMCKDVLGRLPKVVGIDVVEMALWAKEHTPVVSKKRSIQDGPATDGIAESDMKVTVEKELVSQAEEEDMEALLSVYVMGIGEAEAFSERLKRELHALEAANVHAILESEPLVDEVLQGLEAATVCVDDMDEWLGIFNVKLRHMREDIESIETRNNQLEMQSVNNKALIEELDKLLERLRIPSEYAACLTGGSFDEARMLQNIEACEWLTGALRGLEAPSLDPSFASIRAVREKRAELDKLKTTFVRRASEFLRNYFASLVDFMISDKSYFSQRGQLKRPDHADLRFKCRTYARLLQHLKSLDKNCLGPLRKAYCMSLNLLLRREAREFANELRAGTKASRNPNVWLEGSTGSNQNVNNADTSTVSEAYAKMLTIFIPLLVDESSFFSHFMCFGVSALAAPGSPANGDKSNEDDLGIMDIDDNDSNNKSISELGALNESLRDLLDGIQEDFYAVVDWAYKIDPLRCISMHGITERYISGQKADAAGYVRLLLDKLEEKITAQFTRFVDEACHQIEKNERNVRQMGVLSYIPRFATLATRMEQYIQGQSRDLVDQAYIKFIGVMFATLDKIAQTDPKYADIILLENYAAFQNSLYDLANVVPTLAKFYHQASESYEQACTRHISVIIYYQFERLFQFARRIEDLMYTITPEEIPFQLGLSKMDLRKVVKSSLAGVDKHIGAMYKKLQKNLTSEELLPSLWDKCKKEFLDKYDSFAQLVAKIYPSETIPSVTEMRDILANM, encoded by the exons ATGGCTCAATCGAGTGCGGATGATGCGGAGCTCCGAAAAGCATGTGAGACAGCAATGGAAGGAAGTAAACAGAAAGTAGTTTTATCGATTCGGGTTGCGAAAAGCCGGGGGGTTTGGGGTAAAACTGGTAAAATTGGTAAAGGTCAAATGGCTAAGCCTAGGGTTCTTGCTATCTCCA CAAAAGAAAAGGCTCAACAAACTAAAGCTTTTCTCCATGTCTTGAAGTATTCAAATGGAGGAGTTCTTGAG CCTGCAAAACTATACAAGTTGAAGCATCTTTCAAAGGTGGAGGTTTTAACTAATGACCCTAGTGGATGCACATTTATGCTG GGTTTTGATAATCTTAGAAGTCAAAGTGTTGCTCCTCCTCAATGGACCATGCGGAATATTGATGACAG GAACCGTCTCTTGCTCTATATATTGAACATGTGTAAAGACGTATTGGGCCGTCTACCAAAAGTTGTGGGTATTGATGTAGTGGAGATGGCTCTTTGGGCCAAG GAACATACACCGGTGGTTTCTAAGAAACGAAGTATTCAAGATGGACCTGCTACAGATGGCATTGCAGAAAGTGACATGAAGGTTACAGTTGAAAAAGAACTTGTTTCTCAAGCAGAAGAAGAGGACATGGAGGCTCTTTTGAGTGT ATATGTGATGGGTATCGGGGAAGCAGAAGCCTTTTCTGAACGGTTAAAGCGTGAACTTCATGCTTTGGAAGCAGCAAATGTTCATGCTATTTTGGAAAGTGAGCCTTTGGTAGATGAG GTGTTGCAGGGGCTTGAGGCAGCCACAGTTTGTGTTGATGACATGGATGAATGGCTAGGGATTTTTAATGTAAAACTTAGACATATGAGAGAGGACATTGAGTCG ATAGAAACCCGCAATAACCAGCTGGAAATGCAGTCTGTAAATAATAAAGCTCTAATCGAGGAGCTGGATAAGCTTCTTGAGAGACTGCGTATACCTTCAGAG TATGCAGCTTGCCTAACAGGAGGTTCCTTTGACGAGGCTCGCATGCTTCAAAATATAGAAGCATGTGAATGGTTAACTGGTGCTTTACGTGGCCTTGAAGCACCTAGTTTGGATCCAAGTTTTGCCAGCATTAGAGCG GTCAGGGAGAAGAGAGCAGAACttgacaaattaaaaacaaCTTTTGTTCGAAGAGCCTCTGAGTTTTTGAGAAATTATTTTGCTAGTTTGGTTGATTTCATGATAAGTGATAAAAGTTACTTCTCCCAG CGGGGGCAGCTGAAGAGGCCTGATCATGCTGATCTTCGCTTCAAATGCAGGACTTATGCTCGCCTGCTACAACACTTGAAG AGTCTTGATAAAAATTGTTTGGGCCCTTTGAGGAAAGCTTACTGCATGTCCCTTAATCTGCTTTTACGGCGCGAG GCTCGTGAATTTGCTAATGAGCTTCGAGCTGGTACTAAAGCCTCAAGAAATCCAAATGTCTGGCTTGAAGGCTCCACTGGTTCAAATCAGAATGTTAACAATGCAGATACTTCCACAGTCTCAGAAGCATATGCCAAGATGCTAACTATATTTATCCCACTCCTTGTTGATGAG AGTTCATTCTTCTCGCACTTCATGTGCTTTGGAGTTTCTGCGCTTGCTGCACCAGGGAGTCCTGCGAATGGTGACAAATCCAATGAAGATGACTTAGGGATTATGGACATTGATGATAATGACAGCAACaacaaaa GTATATCTGAGCTTGGAGCACTAAATGAATCACTACGTGATTTACTAGATGGGATCCAG GAGGATTTTTATGCGGTCGTCGACTGGGCATACAAAATTGATCCATTACGGTGCATATCAATGCATGGCATAACAGAACGGTATATTTCTGGTCAGAAAGCAGATGCAGCCGGATATGTACGCCTTTTGCTTGATAAACTAGAAGAAAAAATAACTGCACAGTTTACCCGT TTTGTAGATGAAGCTTGTCACCAGATAGAAAAAAATGAACGAAATGTTCGACAAATGGGTGTTTTGTCATACATTCCCAG ATTTGCAACTCTTGCTACACGTATGGAACAATATATCCAAGGACAGTCTAGAGATTTAGTCGATCAAGCATACATTAAGTTT ATTGGCGTGATGTTTGCTACTCTGGACAAGATTGCTCAGACAGACCCCAAATATGCTGATATTATTCTTCTGGAGAACTATGCTGCATTCCAAAATAG TCTGTATGATCTGGCAAATGTTGTGCCAACTTTAGCCAAGTTTTATCATCAAGCAAGTGAATCCTATGAACAAGCTTGCACACGGCATATAAGTgtgattatatattat CAATTTGAGCGACTTTTCCAGTTTGCTCGGAGAATTGAGGATTTGATGTATACTATCACGCCTGAAGAG ATTCCTTTCCAGCTTGGATTATCAAAAATGGATCTTAGGAAGGTGGTGAAATCAAGTTTAGCAGGC GTCGACAAGCACATTGGTGCAATGTATAAAAAGCTGCAGAAAAATTTGACTTCTGAGGAATTATTACCTTCACTTTGGGATAAATGCAAG aaagaatttcttgacAAATATGATAGCTTCGCTCAACTTGTTGCTAAGATCTACCCCAGTGAGACAATTCCATCCGTAACAGAAATGAGAGATATTTTAGCAAATATGTAG
- the LOC122608357 gene encoding uncharacterized protein LOC122608357 isoform X2 encodes MGAIRLMGTLRPSRTIYTTSSLQTRLNLVKMKCMSNASGFNIIEKNKIVRCDGERKQVVVLTKAATCSEVALKYYDVPTQTEVSKVLVDVATVVVIVRIAVLQRLRMVTRYRSLWRTAVQMYIEKAMIDCRFFTMFAVGGTLLGSVLCFLEGTYLVVESYMQYFKSLSHHSDHGQVMQLLIEALDMFLVGTAMLVFGMGLHVMFVGSSHRSQLPTSNIFGNFYMKE; translated from the exons ATGGGTGCAATACGTTTAATGGGTACATTGAGGCCATCTCGAACCATTTACACCACGTCCTCATTGCAAACACGGTTAAATTTAGTTAAAATGAAGTGTATGAGCAATGCTAGTGGGTTTAACAtaatagagaaaaataaaatcGTCAGATGTGATGGAGAAAGAAAACAAGTGGTGGTGTTAACCAAGGCCGCCACCTGCTCTGAGGTGGCTCTGAAGTACTACGATGTGCCTACACAAACCGAAGTAAGTAAAGTACTAGTCGACGTGGCTACTGTGGTTGTGATTGTAAGAATTGCGGTCTTGCAGAGGCTAAGGATGGTTACAAGATACAGGTCATTATGGAGAACAGCTGTTCAAATGTATATCGAAAAGGCGATGATTGATTGCCGGTTTTTCACTATGTTTGCTGTAGGAGGAACCTTGCTCGGTTCTGTTTTGTGCTTTTTGGAG GGAACATATTTGGTTGTGGAATCGTATATGCAATATTTTAAATCTTTGTCACACCATTCCGACCATGGGCAAGTTATGCAGCTCCTAATTGAAGCATTAG ATATGTTCTTGGTTGGAACCGCGATGCTCGTGTTTGGAATGGGATTACATGTCATGTTCGTGGGATCATCACATAGATCGCAACTTCCGACTTCAAACATTTTTGGAAATTTCTACATGaag GAGTGA
- the LOC122608365 gene encoding protein DA1-related 1-like, with protein MDWLGKTFEGTSHEISARQYNWKYGQNSSWISQPEIEEFDRAIAKISLGAEGKGKHTINNASQVKEDELLARALQESLKVGPPNSWNRNVNRNGNIYQPIPVPYSTGFRRCAGCNLVIDRGVGLSRMGAVWHPECFRCRKCNLPIADNEFSLSGKDVYHKSCYKENHHPRCDVCQNFIRINAAGFIEYKIHPFWDQKYCMFHDRDGTPRCCSCERIEKKGTPFVALNDSRKLCLECLDSAIMDTNECQPLYLNIQQYYESLNMKIEQKIPLLLVERQALNEARNGEQNGHYHMPETRGLCLSEEQTISTVSRQPRLGFGNRVPSMRIEPYKLIRHCEVTAILVLYGLPRLLTGSILAHEMMHAWLRLNGYRTLRQDVEEGICQVLGHMWLTSRIACISRQEKNPPFEKKLAEFFKHQIESDTSQVYGNGFRAGNRAVNKYGLQKTLHHIQSTGNFPY; from the exons ATGGATTGGCTTGGCAAAACTTTTGAAGGCACCTCTCATGAAATTTCAGCAAGGCAATATAATTGGAAATATGGACAGAATTCATCATGG ATTTCACAGCCAGAGATTGAAGAATTTGACCGAGCTATTGCAAAAATATCACTTGGTGCAGAAGGAAAGGGGAAACACACGATTA ATAATGCTTCACAAGTGAAAGAAGATGAACTTCTTGCGAGGGCCTTACAAGAAAGTCTGAAAGTTGGGCCTCCAAATAGCTGGAATAGAAATGTGAATCGAAATGGAAACATCTATCAACCTATACCCGTTCCATATTCAACAGGATTTAG GAGATGTGCTGGTTGCAATCTTGTTATTGATCGTGGAGTAGGTCTAAGTCGAATGGGTGCTGTTTGGCATCCAGAATGCTTCAGATGCCGCAAATGTAACTTACCAATTGCAGATAATGAG TTTTCATTATCGGGAAAGGATGTGTATCATAAGTCTTGCTACAAGGAAAACCATCATCCACGATGTGATGTTTGCCAAAATTTT ATTCGCATAAATGCTGCTGGTTTTATAGAATATAAGATACATCCATTCTGGGATCAGAAATACTGCATGTTTCATGACCGTGATGGCACTCCTAGGTGTTGTAGCTGTGAACGAATCGAG AAAAAAGGAACACCCTTTGTAGCTCTTAATGATAGTCGGAAACTGTGCTTGGAGTGTCTTGATTCTGCAATCATGGATACTAACGAGTGTCAACCGTTGTATCTTAATATACAACAATACTATGAAAGTTTGAATATGAAGATTGAACAAAAGATTCCTTTACTTCTGGTTGAAAGGCAAGCTCTTAATGAGGCCAGGAATGGAGAGCAAAAT GGCCATTACCACATGCCTGAAACCAGGGGACTCTGCCTTTCCGAGGAACAAACTATTAGCACC GTTTCGAGACAACCAAGACTTGGGTTTGGAAATCGGGTCCCAAGCATGAGAATAGAGCCTTATAAGCTGATTCGTCATTGTGAGGTGACAGCAATACTCGTTTTATATGGCCTTCCAAG GTTGCTTACTGGGTCAATCTTAGCTCATGAAATGATGCATGCGTGGCTGCGACTCAATG GCTACCGAACTCTGCGTCAAGATGTTGAAGAAGGAATATGTCAAGTGCTAGGTCACATGTGGTTAACTTCCCGAATAGCCTGCATATCGAGACAAGAAAAAAATCCTCCGTTTGAGAAAAAGCTTGCGGAATTCTTTAAACACCAAATCGAATCTGATACGTCTCAAGTGTATGGAAATGGTTTCAGAGCTGGTAATCGGGCTGTGAATAAGTATGGGCTTCAAAAGACGTTACACCACATACAATCGACAGGGAACTTTCCATATTAA
- the LOC122608357 gene encoding uncharacterized protein LOC122608357 isoform X1, with protein MGAIRLMGTLRPSRTIYTTSSLQTRLNLVKMKCMSNASGFNIIEKNKIVRCDGERKQVVVLTKAATCSEVALKYYDVPTQTEVSKVLVDVATVVVIVRIAVLQRLRMVTRYRSLWRTAVQMYIEKAMIDCRFFTMFAVGGTLLGSVLCFLEGTYLVVESYMQYFKSLSHHSDHGQVMQLLIEALDMFLVGTAMLVFGMGLHVMFVGSSHRSQLPTSNIFGNFYMKNVPSWAGVKSATQAKSMIGYALMLLLQVGVLEKFKSVPLVTGLDLVCLAGAVFVSSAGLFILSKLNVVA; from the exons ATGGGTGCAATACGTTTAATGGGTACATTGAGGCCATCTCGAACCATTTACACCACGTCCTCATTGCAAACACGGTTAAATTTAGTTAAAATGAAGTGTATGAGCAATGCTAGTGGGTTTAACAtaatagagaaaaataaaatcGTCAGATGTGATGGAGAAAGAAAACAAGTGGTGGTGTTAACCAAGGCCGCCACCTGCTCTGAGGTGGCTCTGAAGTACTACGATGTGCCTACACAAACCGAAGTAAGTAAAGTACTAGTCGACGTGGCTACTGTGGTTGTGATTGTAAGAATTGCGGTCTTGCAGAGGCTAAGGATGGTTACAAGATACAGGTCATTATGGAGAACAGCTGTTCAAATGTATATCGAAAAGGCGATGATTGATTGCCGGTTTTTCACTATGTTTGCTGTAGGAGGAACCTTGCTCGGTTCTGTTTTGTGCTTTTTGGAG GGAACATATTTGGTTGTGGAATCGTATATGCAATATTTTAAATCTTTGTCACACCATTCCGACCATGGGCAAGTTATGCAGCTCCTAATTGAAGCATTAG ATATGTTCTTGGTTGGAACCGCGATGCTCGTGTTTGGAATGGGATTACATGTCATGTTCGTGGGATCATCACATAGATCGCAACTTCCGACTTCAAACATTTTTGGAAATTTCTACATGaag AACGTTCCGTCATGGGCAGGAGTGAAATCGGCCACCCAAGCAAAGTCGATGATCGGGTATGCTTTGATGTTGTTGCTTCAAGTCGGAGTGTTGGAGAAATTCAAGAGTGTGCCTTTGGTAACTGGATTGGATCTAGTGTGTCTTGCCGGGGCCGTATTTGTTTCATCAGCCGGTTTATTTATACTTTCAAAACTTAATGTAGTTGCCTGA